Genomic DNA from Theobroma cacao cultivar B97-61/B2 chromosome 3, Criollo_cocoa_genome_V2, whole genome shotgun sequence:
TGATTGCATTACACAATAAGATATAATTCTGTCTcaatttataactttaaagataaaatcttAAACTTTCATTATTAGGAATTCTTTTCGAAACACTTATTTCACTTTTCGTCTATATAAGAAGGTTGGATATAGTTATGATAAAGCTAATTTTTGTAATCAGATGTAATCCGAATGTATTTCTATTTGTATTTGAATTTGTAACACTTATCGATCTGTATAgtcttatattatatataaataaaagtttaatacTGAAATGAAAGTATgctttccttttcaaaaggaAACTTTTTGCCTCGCTATATGATActgttgtttaattttttttactcatCACAAGGATAGTACAATGACAAATAAAGTATTGACTtcacataaaattactttaaaaattttataagtattaaaattaacataatttaattttattcaaacaattaaaaaattaataattaatttaactaaaaattaacaaaactgattaacaaaaataaaactcaAAGCATAAATAAAATCTTCATAGGAATCAATAGAAATAAGtttaggattacaatatctgtcacattttatctaaattttaCCTCTCTTCCTGAACTTATTTTAATGACTTAAATTACTAAACAAGAGctctcaattatttataaagatcTCTTGACTcgtcttataaaaatatctattttaataaaaacactatatctctatatgaattaaaattaaaacaaacttATTAAGTTTTGACTCTAATTCTGGCTACAcatgacaaataaatatatccATATCTTATATACAAATCAATTGCCTCTTCTGTAGCATTACACTCAATCATCTTCCAacgcaatttttttttcaagaatcACACCATTTAGACATCTGGAGTACGAGCAAGATTTTGAATCCTTCAAACacctttcttttcaaaattaagctttattcttttgaatcctacaaaagcataaaaattaataaataataattaaattaaattaaattaatataaaattaaaataactcaataaaaataaactaattaaaaataactaaattctagtttaaatttaagaaCTTAACTAAcatttaagaacaaaatgagactcaaataattttataaaatagaattatcagaTACAACGTGGTTAAAGAAAAGGGAGAGAGTAGAATCCAAACCTGGTTGAGAGGATACTAATGCAATAGGCCTACGCTAAGAGACTTGCCCTGAAAATACTCTGCATCACGCAGACACTCCTTCCTCACCTCAGAATTCTGCTCATCTACTTTCTTAGCGTGCTTCTCCTCCCAGTTGGATAGTTCAATCTGTAATGTTGATATCTTCTCCTCGATGCTTCTGAGCTCTTGATCATTCCTTGCTTTTAAACCAAAATATGCACGGCCAATTTTCTTCAAGTGCTCTATGGCAAAGTCCACtttgaaattgattttgaaAGCACTATTGATTGCATCCCTCCATAACAACATCTTTTTCTCGTCGATACTCTCAAGTTGCAGCTCATTCATCTCTTTGATTGCCGCACACAACAGAATACGGCTAGGCATAGCTGTGCAACTGCTTTGTTTGCTCTCTGCAGCAATCTCACCATACTTCTTCTCGATCTTCTTATCAATAAGAGCCAGAGAAGGGGGTAAAGTCACCGCCCCACTCTTTTCCACTTCCTCCATCAAGCCACTGAAGTCTGAAAAATCCACTTGGCTCTTGTCTTTGGCATCAAGTTTCCTAGTAAGATCGTGCACAAGCTCATCGGTGTACATTCTACCACCCTGAGAACTCCTTGGACCTTGAGTAATATGCACATTATTTGCTGCATCTTCTTCGCTATGAGTTGGAGATGCTAAAAGAAATTACTCAAgctgaaaaaataaatgggaaaaaaGAATTAAGGATTTCATGATTCTGAAATAAAGAAGATTAACACTTACGCTAGTGCAAACACAAGGATTATACCTCTTCGATACTCGTACACATAAAGTGACTCTCCTgcaaattcaagagaaaatggataaactaGCAAGGTGAATGCAGGCAGAACAAGATTAAGATTAGACATTACAACCTAAAAACGATAGGTGAGGAAAATGCGAAACAAAATCCAGCAAGATGGACCCACAGTCTAGTTATAGTCTTCTTAATATCTGTAAATCCTGAGCTTTCTCTTTATTGTTAATCCTCTTTGGTTTCTTGTACTCCTATTCTTTTCCTAATCCCTCCTATTCCTATATCCTTACATTCAAAAACCCGAAGTTGTTGGCATCCTTAAAGAAAGATATTATCATCAAGGCATATATATGGTCATCCGCAAGCAAAGACTTCTCTTAAGTGAAATACAATACATTACCAATGAACTTAGCTCCGTTTATGTTTCATTACCTTACACACAGCTGCATTGACTCTAAAGTCTATTGTAAAAGGGTGATCAGCATAATTTTTGGAAATGTGTGAACTTTGAATGCTTAATAATAAACTAGAAAATAGTTTTTATACCCCATTTAAAGTACCATGACGTGCTCCACAGCTTTAGGGTGGGGGCTGCTCGTCTTTGCCTTTTTCCCTCATGCcaattaatagaaaaaaaataaagaaaaaagaaaaaaaacaagagaagaaaaaagggaagaGTAGACAGAAGGGAGAAAGAGCGAGAGGGCACCTTTTGACGTAAGCTACTTTTGAGTTGCTCTATTTCATTCTCCAGAAGTGGCATCCGGGAGTTCAGGAATTCATTCTCTTTTACTAAAGAGTCATTGGAGTTTCTCAGCATCGTGAAATCTTCCTGCAATTTCCAGAATTGTGTGCTCGGCTGCATCCTCTGGGACTCCGCATTCTGAAGCCTCTTGAGCTCGTCCGTCTTCAGATTATAAACCAAAGATTACAAAAGTggataaaaaaaagtacaaaaaCTTGACCGGAAGAGTTATATGAGAATAAAGTAATGAGATTTATATGAGATGGCAAAGCTCTTGGTTCAAGGGATATAGATGGTCATCCGCAACCAAAGACTTTCCTTAActgaaatataatataattcaaATGAACTTAACCTTCGTTTATGTTACATTACGCTGCTGTGACTCTAAACTAGAGAATAGTTAGTATGCCCATTTAAAGTGGGATTTGCATTTAATGaattatcaatatatatatatatatatatatatatatatatatatgaatttaaaattttaataattaagaattttcaaaaattgataCTTAACcttattttaaagaattttaaaatttttatctttgcaTATTTACGAGATGACATCATTTGATTCGTtgataatgaataaaatttatctaCTAACAgcttatcaaataaaaactCATGACGTGCTCCACaatattttgagcattttttttcttctttgcctCCTTCTCTCCTACCATAAAAAACCCTCAAATAGCAAAAAACTCCTAAATTATCATCATTTTGTCAACTAAggtcttattttttattgtatctaaaagactttttaaattttaatttataccCTTAAAAgccattaaattttaatttatattcaaataagtcattaatcctaattgaaaaataatcacATCAGATCTAACGTCAATTGATATGATTATGTTTACATGGCATATAACTTGGATATCTAAGGTGGCAAAACTTAAATCTAAAATTCGAGAAAATACAACCACGGTCGTCAACTGTCAACCAGCAATGATAGGTGATCATGATGACGGTGATCAAGTTCTAGGTAGAtcttagagagagagagagagagagagaaggggagaggaaaggaaggataaagagagagagagagaaggggagaggaaaggaaggacagagagagaaagaggaagaggaAAATGGAAAAGCTTATATAGCCTCCTTAAAATTAGGTGgttttttaagaaataaaaataataaaaaaagagaggaaggaGAAAAATATGATATCAATTATCACGTGatcatattattaaattatgtgatttaaaaaatattaattaacatTAAGTATGACaggaattaattttttgttcatACGAAAGATTTATTTGAGTATGGTTAAGGGTTTGTTTGAGTATGAATCGAAATTTGAGGCATCTACAAAACAATATAAGATGAAGAGTTTAgttgaaaaaatatcatatatagttcataagtttttattatttgtttacaaaaaaaacccaacaagaaaataagaaaagaaaaaggaaatgataGACATCAGAAGGGAGAGAGAGCAAGGGAACACCTTTTGATGCAAGTTACTCGTGAGTTCCTCTATTTCATTTTCCAGAAGTGGCACCCTGAACTTCAGCAATTCATTGTCATTTGCTAAAGAGTCAGTAGTGTTACGCAGGGTCTTGACATATTCCTCCATTTGCTTGAACTCTGTACACAGCTTCGTCCATTGGGACTCCACATTCTGAAGTCTTTTGAGCTCCCCTATCTTCAAATCAAAAACCAAAGATTACAAAAATGGATCAGAGATGTACCAAAACTTGATCCAGAGAGGACACTGAAAGAGTTAGAATTTGAGATTTGGATTTAAGGGTTAGAGTTTGAATCATGAGAATAAAATAGTGACATTTATGAGACGGGTAAAAACTTTTTCTCTCATTTAGTTAatgcatattgtcaatcaatCTTTGATTTACTTAATTTTCCAATAATGCCTTTTATGCCATAACAACCACGTGAATTAATGGTAATCCaaactaataaattaatttttggtttAATGGGCATATATAAGTAAGGTGCTTGGATACTAGTATTACCTAGAGTTTAAATTCAATAACCTAAAATATTACTCAcccttttatcattttattattaccCAAGTTAAGTTGCCTCTTGTTCATCTTTGTATTACTAATTTATTATTACACAAGTAAATCAGCAGCTCGAGGATTAGGACCCATAAGTCACAATTTTCATATTACCATTCCATATTAAACGGAGAATGGATCATGTAAACCTGTTAACTAAAACATAAATAGGTGTCACTAGACCTAGATATTTAATTCCACATTTCACAAACTTAGGCGTAGAGAAGAAAGATTAAAACAGAGCATACTAAAGAAATGACAGTATCAGGTAAATCCCATCATAATTctcaactttttttatttaagttcTACTTTGATCCCTACTTTTTGAATTGTTTCATTTGAATCCTTGACCTCTTAAATTGGTTTCATTTTGATCCTTTTATCGAATTATCCCTTTAAAATTCATGGAATTTATCCATGTGAGTATGACAAATCGGCACgtgtcatttttttcttcttctttcttctctccttTCCGACCAGATCTGGCTCGACGAGGGTAGGGCTTGCCAGCCGGCTTGGGCAAAGTCAAGCACTGGCCTCTTACCCAGATCGGATGTTTCGGGCTAAAGAAAGTAAGTAAGCGATGGCCcaaaaaaatactaataaagtaaaaaaaaaagaaaaaggcctCCTGTCTCTAGAGAAAGTGAATGCCTTTTTcgaccaaaagaaaaagagaaaagttaCAGGGGACGTTACCATTCCATGAAGAGGAGGATTACGTTCAATTACCTGATTTTCCAGATTCAGCCGCACAGACTTGAGCTCttcgttttttcttttcagctCCCTGTACTCGTCCTGCATTTGCTTGAATTGGGCTTCCACGCCCTTAAGTCTCTGTAATTCAACCTTCATTTAAACAGAAGGCAACTTACTTAAGCTAATTCATGCAAACCCAAAAAAcgaatagagaaaaaaaaatttcttttaccttttctttagCCCGACGATCTCGATCAcgctcatttttctttttctttctttcatcaGGATCTTCCTCTTTACGTTTTCGACCTTTTGGTTTGGTTTGGTGCAGGGGAACCTGATCAGCCTCCGCCGCTGCTTCATTGGAACTAGAACCGTTCATCTTACGAGTTTTCTTGAACCAGCCGTTGATTCTGAGTTAAACATTTTAGGTTCATTAGTAACAGGAACCATCTACTATACTACTTAGTGGGAGACTTGAAGTGACTCGAGGTCAACCCAAAAATTAGAGAAACAAATTATGGAAATCGCATATATCATGAACAATAATTCAATAATtcagtaagaaaaaaaaaatgagaccATCAAGGAATCAGAATTTGCAAATCTTTCAAAACAATGGGGcaaatataacataaaatcaatACCTTCACACACCCTGGAATTTAGACGAGCTCACAAAGAAATGAAGATAAACGATTTTCAGAGATAAATGCTATATTTATGATAAGATCAGAAAGAAGACGCGAGTCTCCAACATGATTTCAGACGACGCGCGCCATGTGTTCCCTTGTtacattaaattaatataaaatagatTTGGTCTTAAAACGGAAAACGGCGGTTAATTTGGTGCGAGTCTGAAATGAAGTAGCTGGATGTCACGTGTCAAAATCTTCCTCACTCAATCTTTGTCTCTTGATTAAACCAATCGAGCTCTTCATGTATAATTTAGAGTCAATTAATCTCTTAATTGatgttttaattaatctttGTCACAAAAGCCTTCACATTAGAAGTATATtgtaaaaataacaaatgttATGTTGATTCCATGTTTACGTGGCCTCAACATcacattataaaatcaattatttttttgtatattaaaaattaatagtaatttaatagtttataaatatatctaaaaatgataatttattgtatttatctttaaaaatgcaaacataatttttggatttaaataattgaaaagattTGAGATTCCGCAAGTGAAACAATATTAATTAGAGTTAGAAGATATATTTTTGAAGCATACTACGGGCCTTAACTTGGTCGTTTCAACTAAGTCATAAAGATAAGATTGAACTAAAGGAAGTGAAGTTAGATAACAAAGTGGTGGTTGGTTAGATGAGAGAAGAAAAACGTAGTGGGCTATTggatttattatttaaaattatgtcGAGTCATTAAAAAGAACTCACTATAAGCATATTTCATATTGCTATAAAAGAGTCAACCAAGCTGTACACTTTATTGTTTAACGGGCAAAAGAAATAGACACTAAATAAATGATTTGGAGAGCTATTTCTGATATGCCACATAAGGAGTATTTAGATTCAAGAGCAAAGTTTGATTGAAGACTAGATTTGTTAGGTGATGTGTCAACTTAGTTATGTTATCAATTACACGTAAGGTTGAACACTTTTTTTCATGATATTTATTCCATAGGATTTTTCTATGAGAAGGGTTTTGACAAGGCTTGATCTTTTTGTAGTAGGAATAAATGCAAGGATGGGTTAATTTATGtatggaaaaaaatattattaaataacatgtttttgaCCCAAAATATTAATGATCATATCATTTATCACATGACAATGTCATCTTTTAAATAACATATCAACAtgtcatatttaattaatggTAGTTGTTTAACAAGTAgtaataagaatttatttgattcaaaataaaaaaaataaaaacttaattaaacacaataaaaatacaaagacTAAATTGACTTTTATTGTATAGTTTAAGAGTTAATTTGGGTATTATgtgtaaaaaatttaaaataaaaatctcacTTGAGTATATAATTGAATGCATTTGTTTTCtagtaaaatatttattaatattttttctctctctcttcatgtttactttttgaatttataaaagtataagagttaaattgacttttttatATAGTTTAAAGACTTAATGAATATTAcacttataaaatttaaaataaaaatctttccaactttataaaaatataagagttaAATTGGCTTTTTTATATAGTTCAAGGACTTATTGAGCGTTGcacaaaaactttaaaataaaaatcccacatatgtaaataattacattaaatacatttattttgtagtaaaatatttatgCTATAAAAATACCGTATATACTGCGCATCTGGGGAGTCCAACCCCTGTCAGTACCGTGGGAGGGTACTATGATACCACTACACCAGATGCGCGTTACAGTGGACACATCAATTGTTTTATGAAACACGTGTCTTCGGTTCCGTAATCATCGTACTTAATCACCGACAAAGAAACAGATCAATGTCCTAATCCTCCCTAATTCTTACATCAGGGCTCAAAGCCCTCTCTCCAATCCTCCTCAAATCTTCCTCATCGAATCAATTTTCACTGTGGAAAATCAAATCGATTTCAGAGCAAGAATGGATAACAGCGGCAACAACTCCCCGAGCTTGATCTCTCGCGAGAAGCTGGAAGATGTAGCAAGCTGGGTCAGTGCCACCGTGGTCTCCGCCTTCTTCTCATCTCTTGAGCGCTGCTCCTGCGTTAACCTCGCCACCACCGACCCCGATGATGACGACAATCCCGAAGAGGCCAAAGACCGCCCGCTGACCTACTCCTCAAGATCGTCTCCCTCTCGCTAAAAGTTCGGTAACTTGCCCCGACACGTATTTTCTGTTTCTCTTGATTTAGGGGTTTTCTTTatagcaaaaaagaaaattttaaatgtggTGAATTCGCTGATTCTTGCGATTGAATTCGAATTTTTATGTAATAAAGGTTGATTgcgtctttttctttttggatatTCAATGTTCTAAtgttgttgattattttgttttctcaaAAGTCAAAGCCCTAAATCGAGAAAATGGgtcttgattttcttgtaTATGATTTTAGGTTTGGTAATGACTCTACCAGATTTTGTATCAATTAAAGGTATTACTGATTtggaattcttttttttttaaagaacttTTGGattattgaatttaaaatttgtgaATGGTATGCGATAACTTAATGTTATCAGGGATGAGGATTAGTTTCTCAAGTGCTTCAAAAATCATTCCGAAAGGTTTAGTGCATTTGCTAGTTTGAAagtttaccttttctttttaggCTGTTTCATTAGGATATGGTGGCAGTAACTGCCAGAATCGCTTGCCAGTGATTTATAGTATGCTGCTCTGGGATTGAGCTCATTGCTGGTTTGGCCTTTTTTGGAGGAACTCATTGCTTGACTCTGGAGCTGTAGGCTTCAGCTGTTGTGCTTTGGTAGTAATCAGTAGAGATCTATTTAGGGCCCTTATAAACATATGGATTCAGTGCTTGTATTTGCATAGCAATAAATCTTAACTTTCAACTTCATGCTTCTCAAACACAGTAAAATGTCCTCAACGGCACTGGTCTCTCCTTCTTTTCTCTCCATTTGCTTTTCACTattaagaaaggaaaatgaaaaatgaaaatcaaggCAATTTCTAACTAGGCAAAGATAAAGCAATAAGTCCTGCCTATCTTCAAAGGGAGCAGTATTTCCATGTAAATTAGGTGTCTGGTGGCCGGAAAAGATTGTTTGTCTTTGAGTTTATTTCAAATCCTGTCATGGTTGACAAGGGAGTTTAATATTCCACTTCTTGTGCTTGCATGTCCATGTATGACAAAAAAATGCAGTAAACTGACCTGTTGTCAGCCTCAGGAACTTTGTAGGTACAGCAGAACCGTTATAGAGTTACCATACTTCATGCATGTACCAATTTGTTAATGATCTCAACCTAATCTGTTGTCATTATATTTGCTGTTAGGTCTTAATTCCTCAGTCATCTTCTTGATGCACATATTTGTACTCTGAAATTGATGTTTACTCAAGAAATATGTATGTTGGTATCACAATGGATGAGTCTTACTCTCTTCTTCAGACTGTCCAATCTTATATTCACTTTCTAAGTAAAACATGCCTAACAAGTCATGATTAGATAGATGCAGGTAAGCATGCTCATCATAAAGAAGCCTTCATTTTTCTGAGTAAGAAAATGTAGAATATGGAAAGAGAAAGACTGTATTTTCCATTGCCTTCTTTAGCATTTCTAGCAAGTGAACCTCTCTATAGCCCATGGTTTCTAGATTTTTACAAGTAGTGCCACAATTTTGTTGCAATCTAATGCCTAAAGTAACATCTAGCATGAATATTGTACTTTACCGATGATTTTTGTCTCCATGATCCCTCCAACAAAGCAGCATGTACACACAACGGCGAATTATGTACAACCTTGCTCTCTTTCCCTTCAAAATCTTACTCTTTGGCACCTGAACAGTGGCTTGCTTTTGTGGAGACATTTCCATCGACTTTATTCTGGTTTTGCCGTTGCTGCAACACCTTATGCCGTGTTATCTGATTATATAATAAGTATCCTCCTTTAGTTATCTCTTTCTACAGCAGTTACTAGAGTTCATTTCAGTTTCCTTTGAAATCAGTAAATAATTGGTGAAAACAGGAGCAGCTAAGACTTCAAGACTTGACTGTGCTTTTGCATTGAACCAGGGAGCTGGTTTTTGGCACTTACGCAGTTGACTATTGGTTTGTCATCCGGACTTCCAGGTTACGTGTCCGTTGATCGAACCCGGATAGTGCACTTTTTCCTGGAATAATTGGCAAAAGGACAAATGGAGCACATAACGttctagataattaaatagTTTGAATACAGGATTAATTTCTCTTCTCCTCTTTATTCGAACAATAGATTTATATAGGTACTGGTACACTCTAAGCTCGGCTGGTGTTTGTCTTTCTGGGCTATGATTGCTTTTTCAATggtattaaattttaaatgtgAATGGCCTCTTCTTGGTCATAAATTACAGTATATATAACAGAATGCAATGCCCAAAATTTGCAGCAACTCTGCCTTTTCCTTCATCCCTATCATTTccattatatataataataaagtgGGGAATGGATATTCTTGCTTTTCTAGAGTCTTCTGACATATGGATCGAGTAAatgcatattttttttgtctaaagTCTAGGACTCTATTCATTGCACAATATGTCAGGCTGTCCTCATCAACACAAACTCGATAAGAATTTTGGGCCTACAGCACACTTGTGGATGCTTTTGTACCCCCCGGCAGTTGCACGGAAAGCTGTTGAAGAGCCCAACCCCACCGGAGGGAAGTATAAAGAAAAGACCAAGCCCCAATCTTAAACCCTAACCGGGGAAAAGTGTGGCTTTAACGGAGAGGCAACTTTTAACCTAACCTCGTCTCCATGAAATGTGGTGGTCTGTCTAGAGTGGTAGGCAGGGTTTCT
This window encodes:
- the LOC18606762 gene encoding uncharacterized protein LOC18606762 isoform X2, encoding MEEYVKTLRNTTDSLANDNELLKFRVPLLENEIEELTSNLHQKTDELKRLQNAESQRMQPSTQFWKLQEDFTMLRNSNDSLVKENEFLNSRMPLLENEIEQLKSSLRQKESHFMCTSIEELESFLLASPTHSEEDAANNVHITQGPRSSQGGRMYTDELVHDFTRKLDAKDEPSGFFRLQWLDGGSGKKWDGHFTPFSGSY
- the LOC108661206 gene encoding uncharacterized protein LOC108661206, with product MDNSGNNSPSLISREKLEDVASWVSATVVSAFFSSLERCSCVNLATTDPDDDDNPEEAKDRPLTYSSRSSPSR